One window from the genome of Paramisgurnus dabryanus chromosome 22, PD_genome_1.1, whole genome shotgun sequence encodes:
- the LOC135785399 gene encoding tripartite motif-containing protein 16-like isoform X1, translating into MAEARIFQDKFSCSVCLDLLKDPVSIPCGHSYCMSCITNCWDQNEMRIYSCPQCRQTFTPRPVLFKNVMIAEMVEELKKTKLQTAVPADSYAEAEDVECDACTERKYKAVKSCLECLKSYCQNHLKQHENLFNDGRHHLMNPTRQLHEMICSKHNKQLEIYCRTDQHCICYLCTMDEHKNHDTVTAVAERTEKQRVLGERQRKLHQIIEEREKELQELREAVDSHARSAQTAVEDSERIFTQLIRSIERRRSEVTQLIRDQEKTAVSRAEGVMKRLEEEIDDLRRRDAELKQFSHTDNHIHFLQSFQSLSAAPKSSVSHRFTLSSLLSFDDVRKSLSQLKDKLEDFCREEIEKISGEDFKQFTLDSNTVHKIIQLSDGNRTATNTYTDHQYPDHPDRFDHWSQVLCRESLCGRYYWEVEWSGKVYISVSYKSISRKGKGYECMFGLNDQSWSLYCSDSSCSFSHNNKLTKLPVVLSSCRIGVYVDHSKGSLSFYSVSDTMNLIHRVNTTFTQPLYPGFWIVSGSVKLCNPAV; encoded by the exons ATGGCAGAAGCTCGTATTTTTCAGGACAAATTCAGCTGTTCAGTGTGTTTGGATCTCCTGAAGGATCCAGTGAGCATTCCCTGTGGACACAGTTACTGTATGAGCTGTATTACAAACTGCTGGGATCAGAATGAGATGAGAATCTACAGCTGCCCTCAATGCAGACAAACCTTCACACCAAGacctgttttatttaaaaatgtgatgattgCTGAAATGGTGGAGGAACTGAAGAAGACAAAACTTCAGACTGCTGTTCCTGCTGACTCTTATGCTGAAGCTGAAGATGTGGAGTGTGACGCCTGTACTGAGAGAAAATACAAAGCTGTCAAGTCCTGTCTGGAGTGTCTGAAGTCTTACTGTCAAAATCATCTTAAACAACATGAGAATCTCTTCAATGACGGGAGGCATCATTTGATGAATCCCACCAGACAACTTCATGAGATGATCTGTtcaaaacataataaacaaCTAGAAATCTACTGTCGAACCGACCAACACTGCATTTGTTATCTGTGTACGATGGACGAACATAAAAACCATGATACTGTGACAGCTGTAGCAGAAAGAACTGAGAAACAG AGAGTTTTGGGAGAGCGACAGAGAAAATTACATCAGATAATTGAGGAGAGAGAGAAGGAGCTTCAGGAGCTGAGAGAGGCTGTGGACTCTCATGCG CGCTCTGCACAGACAGCAGTGGAGGACAGTGAGAGGATCTTTACTCAACTGATCCGATCCATTGAGAGAAGACGATCTGAGGTGACACAACTGATCAGAGATCAGGAAAAGACTGCAGTGAGTCGAGCTGAAGGAGTCATGAAGCGTCTGGAGGAGGAGATTGATGATCTGAGGAGGAGAGACGCTGAACTGAAGCAGTTTTCACATACAGACAATCACATCCATTTCCTACAG AGTTTTCAGTCTCTGTCTGCAGCTCCTAAGTCTTCAGTCTCACACAGATTTACTCTCAGCTCTCTCCTCTCTTTTGATGATGTGAGAAAATCTCTCTCTCAACTGAAAGACAAACTGGAGGATTTCTGTAGAGAGGAGATAGAGAAGATATCTGGTGAAG ATTTCAAGCAGTTCACACTGGATTCAAACACAGTTCATAAAATCATTCAGCTGTCTGATGGGAACAGAACGGCTACTAACACTTACACAGACCATCAGTATCCTGATCATCCAGACAGATTTGATCACTGGAGTCAGGTGTTGTGTAGAGAGAGTTTGTGTGGACGCTATTACTGGGAGGTTGAGTGGAGCGGTAAGGTGTATATATCAGTGTCATATAAGAGCATCAGCAGGAAGGGAAAGGGTTATGAGTGTATGTTTGGATTAAATGATCAGTCCTGGAGTTTGTACTGCAGTGACTCCAGTTGTTCATTCAGTCACAATAACAAACTCACTAAACTCCCTGTAGTGTTGAGCTCCTGTAGAATAGGAGTGTATGTGGATCACAGTAAAGGATCTCTGTCCTTCTACAGCGTCTCTGATACAATGAACCTCATACACAGAGTCAACACCACATTCACTCAACCACTTTATCCTGGGTTTTGGATCGTTTCAGGTTCAGTTAAGTTATGTAATCCAGCAGTGTAG
- the LOC135785399 gene encoding tripartite motif-containing protein 16-like isoform X2, translating to MAEARIFQDKFSCSVCLDLLKDPVSIPCGHSYCMSCITNCWDQNEMRIYSCPQCRQTFTPRPVLFKNVMIAEMVEELKKTKLQTAVPADSYAEAEDVECDACTERKYKAVKSCLECLKSYCQNHLKQHENLFNDGRHHLMNPTRQLHEMICSKHNKQLEIYCRTDQHCICYLCTMDEHKNHDTVTAVAERTEKQRVLGERQRKLHQIIEEREKELQELREAVDSHARSAQTAVEDSERIFTQLIRSIERRRSEVTQLIRDQEKTAVSRAEGVMKRLEEEIDDLRRRDAELKQFSHTDNHIHFLQSFQSLSAAPKSSVSHRFTLSSLLSFDDVRKSLSQLKDKLEDFCREEIEKISGEVTYISVISVELKTREDFLQYFKQFTLDSNTVHKIIQLSDGNRTATNTYTDHQYPDHPDRFDHWSQVLCRESLCGRYYWEVEWSGKVYISVSYKSISRKGKGYECMFGLNDQSWSLYCSDSSCSFSHNNKLTKLPVVLSSCRIGVYVDHSKGSLSFYSVSDTMNLIHRVNTTFTQPLYPGFWIVSGSVKLCNPAV from the exons ATGGCAGAAGCTCGTATTTTTCAGGACAAATTCAGCTGTTCAGTGTGTTTGGATCTCCTGAAGGATCCAGTGAGCATTCCCTGTGGACACAGTTACTGTATGAGCTGTATTACAAACTGCTGGGATCAGAATGAGATGAGAATCTACAGCTGCCCTCAATGCAGACAAACCTTCACACCAAGacctgttttatttaaaaatgtgatgattgCTGAAATGGTGGAGGAACTGAAGAAGACAAAACTTCAGACTGCTGTTCCTGCTGACTCTTATGCTGAAGCTGAAGATGTGGAGTGTGACGCCTGTACTGAGAGAAAATACAAAGCTGTCAAGTCCTGTCTGGAGTGTCTGAAGTCTTACTGTCAAAATCATCTTAAACAACATGAGAATCTCTTCAATGACGGGAGGCATCATTTGATGAATCCCACCAGACAACTTCATGAGATGATCTGTtcaaaacataataaacaaCTAGAAATCTACTGTCGAACCGACCAACACTGCATTTGTTATCTGTGTACGATGGACGAACATAAAAACCATGATACTGTGACAGCTGTAGCAGAAAGAACTGAGAAACAG AGAGTTTTGGGAGAGCGACAGAGAAAATTACATCAGATAATTGAGGAGAGAGAGAAGGAGCTTCAGGAGCTGAGAGAGGCTGTGGACTCTCATGCG CGCTCTGCACAGACAGCAGTGGAGGACAGTGAGAGGATCTTTACTCAACTGATCCGATCCATTGAGAGAAGACGATCTGAGGTGACACAACTGATCAGAGATCAGGAAAAGACTGCAGTGAGTCGAGCTGAAGGAGTCATGAAGCGTCTGGAGGAGGAGATTGATGATCTGAGGAGGAGAGACGCTGAACTGAAGCAGTTTTCACATACAGACAATCACATCCATTTCCTACAG AGTTTTCAGTCTCTGTCTGCAGCTCCTAAGTCTTCAGTCTCACACAGATTTACTCTCAGCTCTCTCCTCTCTTTTGATGATGTGAGAAAATCTCTCTCTCAACTGAAAGACAAACTGGAGGATTTCTGTAGAGAGGAGATAGAGAAGATATCTGGTGAAG TTACATATATCTCAGTTATTTCTGTTGAATTGAAGACCAGAGAGGATTTCTTACAAT ATTTCAAGCAGTTCACACTGGATTCAAACACAGTTCATAAAATCATTCAGCTGTCTGATGGGAACAGAACGGCTACTAACACTTACACAGACCATCAGTATCCTGATCATCCAGACAGATTTGATCACTGGAGTCAGGTGTTGTGTAGAGAGAGTTTGTGTGGACGCTATTACTGGGAGGTTGAGTGGAGCGGTAAGGTGTATATATCAGTGTCATATAAGAGCATCAGCAGGAAGGGAAAGGGTTATGAGTGTATGTTTGGATTAAATGATCAGTCCTGGAGTTTGTACTGCAGTGACTCCAGTTGTTCATTCAGTCACAATAACAAACTCACTAAACTCCCTGTAGTGTTGAGCTCCTGTAGAATAGGAGTGTATGTGGATCACAGTAAAGGATCTCTGTCCTTCTACAGCGTCTCTGATACAATGAACCTCATACACAGAGTCAACACCACATTCACTCAACCACTTTATCCTGGGTTTTGGATCGTTTCAGGTTCAGTTAAGTTATGTAATCCAGCAGTGTAG